Proteins from a genomic interval of Gemmatimonas sp.:
- a CDS encoding DUF2834 domain-containing protein — MRRPLLYTAAVLFFAYEQWAFYTWMQQHGSVSVGLAHAWMTLRQDPMVFMAWNDMGIFTAIVLTWFWRELRRSGRSMIWWVATLLTGCPPLLVYLGMYPHPRPSTHDPRP, encoded by the coding sequence ATGCGGCGTCCCCTGCTCTATACCGCGGCGGTGCTCTTCTTCGCCTATGAACAGTGGGCGTTCTACACGTGGATGCAGCAGCACGGCTCCGTCTCGGTGGGCCTTGCCCACGCATGGATGACGCTGCGCCAGGATCCCATGGTGTTCATGGCCTGGAACGACATGGGCATCTTCACGGCGATCGTGCTCACGTGGTTCTGGCGTGAGCTCAGGCGAAGCGGGCGGAGCATGATCTGGTGGGTCGCCACTTTGCTCACGGGGTGTCCGCCGCTGCTGGTGTACCTGGGAATGTACCCACACCCCAGACCCTCAACTCACGACCCCCGACCCTGA
- a CDS encoding FAD-dependent oxidoreductase — MDAFATPDVPERAAPQPDADATDPLIDTATADGALPRRDFLRLAGVGAGAFLAAGCAPPAAFSAAPAPGIQPGKARGGNSQHIVVIGAGAWGGWTAYHLRARGARVTLIDQYGPGNSRSTSGDETRGIRSSYGDRASGELWTPWARTAIARWKLFEKEWAPVFRTSFFHETGDVIMRATREPFITRTVDLWKANNVQHEVLSGDEARKRWPVIKADDITVAITEPDAGVVRCRAATQAVAAVAQKMGAELVIGRVRPGPIVDGRMDGVILDNGTVIRGDAYVFACGPWLRKLFPYMENRARIPIGHALYFGVPVGDTRFQFPNLPSFNFPGVTGWPMLPVDSRGFRVRGAIAPPPPPAGTTPPPAPPPAPADPALQDPDLSPRWTNQDRVDGARRFLAARFPLLANAPLLETRACHYESSINQNFIVDFVPGATNAWIAGLGQAEGFKFGPVVGDYIAQRVVGIEGDAKLRKAFALPTEQYERPPG, encoded by the coding sequence ATGGACGCTTTTGCTACCCCGGATGTTCCCGAACGCGCCGCGCCCCAGCCGGATGCCGACGCCACCGACCCGTTGATCGACACCGCCACGGCGGACGGCGCGCTCCCCCGTCGCGATTTTCTCCGTCTCGCCGGAGTGGGCGCCGGCGCCTTCCTTGCCGCCGGGTGCGCGCCACCGGCGGCCTTCTCGGCGGCACCGGCCCCTGGCATCCAGCCGGGGAAGGCTCGCGGCGGCAACAGCCAGCACATCGTGGTCATCGGCGCCGGAGCCTGGGGCGGGTGGACCGCGTACCACCTCCGCGCTCGCGGTGCGCGCGTCACCCTCATCGATCAGTACGGCCCCGGCAACTCGCGCTCCACCAGCGGTGACGAAACGCGCGGGATCCGCTCGTCCTACGGCGATCGCGCCAGCGGCGAACTGTGGACGCCGTGGGCTCGCACGGCCATTGCCCGCTGGAAGCTGTTCGAAAAGGAATGGGCGCCGGTCTTCCGCACGTCCTTCTTTCACGAGACGGGCGACGTGATCATGCGCGCCACCCGCGAACCGTTCATCACCAGGACGGTGGACCTCTGGAAGGCGAACAACGTCCAGCACGAAGTCCTCAGTGGTGACGAAGCGCGCAAGCGCTGGCCGGTCATCAAGGCCGACGACATCACCGTCGCCATCACCGAACCCGATGCCGGTGTCGTGCGCTGCCGTGCGGCGACGCAGGCCGTGGCGGCGGTGGCGCAAAAGATGGGTGCCGAGCTGGTCATCGGTCGCGTGCGGCCGGGCCCCATTGTGGACGGCCGCATGGACGGGGTCATCCTCGACAACGGCACCGTCATTCGGGGCGACGCCTACGTGTTCGCCTGCGGGCCGTGGCTGCGCAAGCTGTTCCCCTACATGGAGAACCGTGCGCGCATTCCCATTGGCCACGCGCTCTATTTCGGCGTGCCGGTCGGCGACACGCGCTTCCAGTTTCCCAACCTGCCCAGCTTCAACTTCCCCGGGGTGACCGGGTGGCCGATGCTGCCGGTGGACAGCCGCGGCTTTCGCGTGCGCGGCGCCATTGCCCCGCCGCCGCCGCCAGCCGGCACCACGCCGCCACCTGCCCCGCCCCCGGCACCGGCCGACCCCGCGCTGCAGGATCCCGACCTGAGTCCGCGCTGGACCAATCAGGATCGGGTGGATGGCGCCCGTCGGTTTCTCGCGGCGCGGTTCCCGTTGCTCGCCAACGCGCCGCTGCTGGAAACGCGCGCCTGCCACTACGAGTCGAGCATCAACCAGAATTTCATCGTCGACTTCGTGCCGGGCGCCACCAACGCGTGGATCGCCGGCCTTGGGCAGGCGGAAGGCTTCAAGTTCGGTCCCGTAGTGGGCGACTACATCGCGCAACGGGTCGTGGGGATCGAAGGCGATGCGAAGCTCAGGAAGGCCTTCGCCCTGCCCACCGAACAGTACGAGCGTCCCCCCGGCTGA
- a CDS encoding cytochrome c, protein MPRLFRNPSLFLLAVVAVSVAAAARSTAQSPLAPGRAVLNDQDTVPVYSDSQATAGQAVWGKACAECHETKDVTGADFRTKWAGQPVFTLFEQIRTTMPDGNPGSLPKEEYAAALAYILKLNGLTAGATPLATDSVALAGVKLVLPAAPPGL, encoded by the coding sequence ATGCCCCGTCTCTTCCGAAATCCCAGCCTGTTCCTGCTTGCCGTCGTGGCGGTAAGCGTCGCCGCGGCCGCCCGCAGCACCGCGCAGTCCCCCCTCGCCCCCGGGCGGGCCGTGCTCAACGATCAGGACACGGTACCGGTGTACAGCGACTCCCAGGCAACCGCCGGTCAGGCGGTCTGGGGCAAGGCGTGCGCGGAGTGCCACGAAACGAAAGATGTGACCGGAGCGGACTTCCGGACGAAGTGGGCGGGGCAGCCGGTGTTCACTCTCTTCGAGCAGATTCGCACCACGATGCCCGACGGCAATCCGGGGTCGCTGCCGAAGGAGGAGTATGCGGCGGCGCTGGCGTACATCCTCAAGTTGAATGGGCTGACCGCCGGAGCCACGCCGCTCGCGACCGATTCCGTGGCGCTCGCGGGGGTGAAGTTGGTGCTCCCCGCTGCGCCTCCGGGGCTCTAG
- a CDS encoding SusC/RagA family TonB-linked outer membrane protein, whose product MRLFVPAAFARGERGGAQPSCAASCSPPHTTTARAPLMRRLVTSVLSAVAAIGLALPSALTAQGAGGTVVGRVTDASTGLPIQQARVLVQGTQVGALTAENGRYSLRVPTSGAVVLEVSRIGYEAKRVTVTIGGNAPITQDVALTQAAFSLSAVVTTVTGQQRKVELANATTQIAVAEKVAELPVSNMGQLLSGRAAGVQVTSGGATGSGSRIRIRGQASLSLSNDPVVIIDGVRMTSNTGSSSIGVGGSTPSRLDDLNPEEIENIEVVKGPSAATLYGTEAANGVINITTKRGKAGKTRWNVYTENGRITDPNTYPLMYYGWGTQLSGAAAGTRVRCPAISIAASLCRADSLRVGNAFLIDSLSPVDQGSRQQYGMQVSGGTDRVQYFVSGETEVETGIYRMPEIEINRLKTERGVSSIPSSQIRPNALDRNSLRANITAQLSPKATLQVSSGFINSRQRLPQNEDNGNGLMVGMLGGEWREDLRDGRGVPLLGWRAFPMGDILSRTTSQSINRFINSVQLQYNPISWLTTRAIVGSDFTARSDQGINLFDQGPLGVNRVGQINANRAEINQQTVDLGGTANKQVFSWLNSKTSVGMQYIRNSFAQSEGTGQALVPGATTITAAAIRNASEAFDERRTLGYYVEQVFNVNEKLFLTAGLRRDAASAFGKDFRAVNYPKIGASWVISDQGFFPAYSWLNTLRLRATYGASGQIPGTTDALRFFSPFPTTISGSTDQPGVSLGALGNATLRPEFTAETEAGFDLTMFDGKSNFEFTYYDKNTTDALIERRVAPSIAGVTARFENIGNVRNTGVELVYNQKVISNDNIGLDFVLTGSTLRNELITLGEGVSPIPTGNRNTQLNTPGFPVFGLWGRPYTYNDANGDGILVASEMTYGANSFIGPTLPTRELAFTPTLELFGRKLRISGQMDSRWGMKKLNNTKRHQCQAGFSCQGLYAGAPLEEQAKAVAAAASVFTGFYEDGSFTRFRELSLSYQMPNAWAKALKAERWNLVLTGRNLGVWTPFTGVDPETTVGNGDQRGNEEFFSTPPMRYWTFRMNFNF is encoded by the coding sequence ATGCGATTGTTCGTTCCTGCTGCGTTCGCGCGTGGCGAGCGAGGTGGTGCACAGCCCAGCTGTGCTGCCAGCTGCTCGCCACCACACACCACCACGGCCCGTGCGCCGCTGATGCGTCGTCTGGTCACATCCGTTCTTTCGGCTGTCGCGGCCATCGGCTTGGCGTTGCCATCCGCCCTGACGGCTCAGGGGGCAGGGGGGACCGTCGTGGGGCGCGTGACCGACGCCAGCACCGGACTCCCCATTCAGCAGGCGCGCGTCCTGGTGCAGGGGACGCAGGTCGGCGCGCTGACCGCCGAAAACGGGCGGTACTCGCTTCGGGTGCCCACCTCCGGCGCCGTGGTGCTGGAAGTGAGCCGCATCGGCTATGAAGCCAAGCGGGTCACCGTCACCATCGGTGGCAACGCGCCCATCACGCAGGATGTCGCGCTTACGCAGGCGGCATTCTCACTGTCCGCCGTCGTTACTACGGTAACGGGGCAGCAGCGCAAGGTCGAACTGGCCAACGCCACCACGCAGATCGCTGTCGCCGAAAAGGTGGCCGAGCTCCCGGTGTCGAACATGGGCCAGCTGCTCTCCGGCCGCGCGGCCGGCGTGCAGGTCACGTCGGGCGGTGCCACCGGTTCCGGCTCGCGTATCCGTATTCGCGGCCAGGCCTCGCTGTCGCTCTCCAATGATCCGGTCGTGATCATCGACGGCGTGCGCATGACCTCCAACACCGGCAGCTCCTCCATTGGCGTGGGCGGGTCCACACCGTCGCGTCTCGATGACCTCAATCCCGAGGAAATCGAAAACATCGAAGTCGTCAAGGGGCCGTCGGCGGCCACGCTGTACGGCACCGAAGCCGCCAACGGCGTGATCAACATCACGACCAAGCGCGGCAAGGCGGGCAAGACGCGCTGGAACGTGTACACGGAAAACGGCCGGATCACCGATCCGAACACGTACCCGCTCATGTACTATGGCTGGGGCACCCAGCTCAGCGGCGCCGCGGCCGGCACGCGCGTGCGCTGCCCGGCCATTTCCATTGCCGCATCGCTCTGCCGTGCCGACAGCCTCCGCGTGGGTAACGCGTTCCTCATCGACAGCCTGAGTCCGGTCGATCAGGGCTCGCGCCAGCAGTATGGCATGCAGGTGTCGGGTGGTACCGATCGCGTGCAGTACTTCGTGTCCGGCGAGACCGAAGTGGAAACGGGCATCTACCGCATGCCGGAGATCGAAATCAACCGCCTCAAGACCGAGCGCGGCGTTTCGAGCATTCCGTCGTCGCAGATTCGCCCCAACGCGCTCGACCGCAATAGCCTGCGCGCCAACATCACGGCGCAGCTCTCGCCCAAGGCCACGCTGCAGGTCTCGTCCGGCTTCATCAACAGCCGTCAGCGCCTCCCGCAGAACGAGGACAACGGCAACGGGCTCATGGTGGGCATGCTGGGCGGCGAGTGGCGTGAAGACCTGCGAGACGGTCGCGGTGTGCCGCTCCTTGGCTGGCGCGCGTTCCCCATGGGCGACATCCTGTCGCGTACCACCAGCCAGTCGATCAACCGCTTCATCAACAGCGTGCAGCTGCAGTACAACCCCATCAGCTGGCTCACCACCCGTGCCATCGTCGGCTCCGACTTCACGGCGCGCAGCGACCAGGGCATCAACCTGTTCGACCAGGGCCCGCTGGGCGTGAACCGCGTGGGGCAGATCAACGCCAACCGGGCCGAAATCAATCAGCAGACGGTGGACCTTGGTGGGACGGCCAACAAGCAGGTGTTCTCCTGGCTGAACTCCAAGACCTCCGTGGGCATGCAGTACATCCGTAACTCCTTCGCCCAGTCCGAAGGCACGGGGCAGGCGTTGGTACCGGGCGCCACCACCATCACGGCGGCCGCCATACGCAACGCGTCGGAGGCGTTCGATGAGCGTCGCACGCTTGGCTACTATGTGGAGCAGGTGTTCAACGTCAACGAAAAGCTCTTCCTCACAGCTGGCTTGCGCCGCGACGCGGCCAGTGCCTTCGGTAAGGACTTCCGCGCCGTCAATTATCCCAAGATCGGGGCGTCGTGGGTGATCTCGGATCAGGGCTTCTTCCCGGCGTACAGCTGGCTCAATACCCTGCGCCTGCGTGCCACCTACGGCGCCTCCGGCCAGATCCCGGGGACCACGGACGCCCTCCGCTTCTTCTCGCCCTTTCCCACCACCATCTCCGGCAGCACGGACCAGCCGGGCGTCTCGCTCGGCGCGCTGGGGAATGCCACCCTCCGCCCCGAGTTCACGGCGGAAACTGAGGCCGGCTTCGACCTCACGATGTTCGACGGCAAGTCGAACTTCGAGTTCACGTACTACGACAAGAACACGACCGATGCTCTCATCGAACGTCGTGTGGCGCCCTCCATTGCCGGCGTGACGGCGCGCTTCGAGAACATCGGCAATGTGCGCAACACGGGGGTGGAGCTTGTGTACAACCAGAAGGTGATCTCGAACGACAATATTGGATTGGATTTCGTGCTCACCGGCTCCACCCTCCGGAACGAGCTCATCACGCTGGGTGAGGGTGTGAGCCCCATTCCCACCGGCAACCGCAACACGCAGTTGAACACGCCGGGTTTCCCGGTGTTTGGTCTCTGGGGGCGCCCCTACACCTACAACGATGCAAACGGCGACGGCATTCTGGTGGCCAGCGAGATGACGTACGGCGCCAACTCGTTCATCGGACCGACCCTCCCCACCCGCGAACTCGCCTTCACGCCCACGCTCGAACTGTTCGGCCGCAAGCTGCGCATCTCGGGGCAGATGGACAGCAGGTGGGGCATGAAGAAGCTCAACAACACCAAGCGCCATCAGTGCCAGGCCGGATTCTCATGCCAGGGGCTGTATGCCGGCGCCCCGTTGGAAGAGCAGGCCAAGGCGGTCGCGGCGGCGGCGTCGGTGTTCACCGGCTTCTACGAAGACGGGTCGTTCACCCGCTTCCGCGAACTGTCGCTGTCGTACCAGATGCCGAACGCCTGGGCCAAGGCCCTCAAGGCCGAGCGCTGGAACCTGGTGCTTACCGGCCGCAACCTGGGCGTCTGGACGCCCTTCACCGGCGTCGACCCCGAAACCACCGTCGGCAACGGCGACCAGCGCGGCAACGAGGAGTTCTTCTCCACGCCACCGATGCGCTACTGGACGTTCCGCATGAACTTCAACTTCTGA